Proteins co-encoded in one Pleurodeles waltl isolate 20211129_DDA chromosome 2_2, aPleWal1.hap1.20221129, whole genome shotgun sequence genomic window:
- the ADCYAP1 gene encoding pituitary adenylate cyclase-activating polypeptide isoform X3, with translation MAMCCRALLALLVAYGIIMHSSVYCTPAALKYPTLRFEDELYDEDGNSLPDFAFDNEPLGMGSPASMLDDMYTLYYPPEKRGASTSLEQDSDPLSKRHSDGIFTDSYSRYRKQMAVKKYLAAVLGKRYKQRIKNKGRRVAYL, from the exons ATGGCCATGTGCTGCCGAGCGCTGCTCGCCTTGCTGGTTGCCTATGGGATAATAATGCACTCCAGCGTCTACTGCACGCCTGCAGCCCTCAAGTACCCCACGCTAAG GTTTGAAGACGAGCTCTATGACGAGGACGGAAACTCACTCCCAGACTTCGCGTTTGACAACgagcccctgggcatgggcagcccagCCTCGATGCTCGATGACATGTACACCCTCTACTACCCGCCGGAGAAGAG GGGCGCCAGCACCAGCTTGGAGCAGGACTCCGACCCGCTCTCCAAACGGCACTCGGACGGCATCTTCACCGACAGCTACAGCCGCTACCGGAAGCAGATGGCAGTCAAGAAGTACTTGGCAGCCGTCCTGGGCAAAAGGTATAaacaaagaattaaaaacaaaggacGGCGCGTAGCATACTTGTAG
- the ADCYAP1 gene encoding pituitary adenylate cyclase-activating polypeptide isoform X1, whose protein sequence is MAMCCRALLALLVAYGIIMHSSVYCTPAALKYPTLRFEDELYDEDGNSLPDFAFDNEPLGMGSPASMLDDMYTLYYPPEKSRHADELFNKAYRKVLGQMSARKYLHSLMAKRVGGASTSLEQDSDPLSKRHSDGIFTDSYSRYRKQMAVKKYLAAVLGKRYKQRIKNKGRRVAYL, encoded by the exons ATGGCCATGTGCTGCCGAGCGCTGCTCGCCTTGCTGGTTGCCTATGGGATAATAATGCACTCCAGCGTCTACTGCACGCCTGCAGCCCTCAAGTACCCCACGCTAAG GTTTGAAGACGAGCTCTATGACGAGGACGGAAACTCACTCCCAGACTTCGCGTTTGACAACgagcccctgggcatgggcagcccagCCTCGATGCTCGATGACATGTACACCCTCTACTACCCGCCGGAGAAGAG CAGACATGCCGACGAGCTCTTTAACAAAGCGTACAGGAAAGTGCTGGGCCAAATGTCTGCGAGGAAATACCTGCATTCTCTGATGGCCAAACGCGTAGG GGGCGCCAGCACCAGCTTGGAGCAGGACTCCGACCCGCTCTCCAAACGGCACTCGGACGGCATCTTCACCGACAGCTACAGCCGCTACCGGAAGCAGATGGCAGTCAAGAAGTACTTGGCAGCCGTCCTGGGCAAAAGGTATAaacaaagaattaaaaacaaaggacGGCGCGTAGCATACTTGTAG
- the ADCYAP1 gene encoding pituitary adenylate cyclase-activating polypeptide isoform X2 — MAMCCRALLALLVAYGIIMHSSVYCTPAALKYPTLRFEDELYDEDGNSLPDFAFDNEPLGMGSPASMLDDMYTLYYPPEKRHADELFNKAYRKVLGQMSARKYLHSLMAKRVGGASTSLEQDSDPLSKRHSDGIFTDSYSRYRKQMAVKKYLAAVLGKRYKQRIKNKGRRVAYL, encoded by the exons ATGGCCATGTGCTGCCGAGCGCTGCTCGCCTTGCTGGTTGCCTATGGGATAATAATGCACTCCAGCGTCTACTGCACGCCTGCAGCCCTCAAGTACCCCACGCTAAG GTTTGAAGACGAGCTCTATGACGAGGACGGAAACTCACTCCCAGACTTCGCGTTTGACAACgagcccctgggcatgggcagcccagCCTCGATGCTCGATGACATGTACACCCTCTACTACCCGCCGGAGAAGAG ACATGCCGACGAGCTCTTTAACAAAGCGTACAGGAAAGTGCTGGGCCAAATGTCTGCGAGGAAATACCTGCATTCTCTGATGGCCAAACGCGTAGG GGGCGCCAGCACCAGCTTGGAGCAGGACTCCGACCCGCTCTCCAAACGGCACTCGGACGGCATCTTCACCGACAGCTACAGCCGCTACCGGAAGCAGATGGCAGTCAAGAAGTACTTGGCAGCCGTCCTGGGCAAAAGGTATAaacaaagaattaaaaacaaaggacGGCGCGTAGCATACTTGTAG